One region of Dokdonia sp. 4H-3-7-5 genomic DNA includes:
- a CDS encoding DUF6252 family protein — protein MRNFLFALISIITFISCSTIEDNTPALQGVRDTVLLRTQDSRAIFNEDGDLLIRGERGAEVISFQIKNQAQTQITFGGQNNPSIATYIDENGKVFTTESSQASGLLDFSFNGSSAVTGNFKFTAFTPSFSDTVVFSKGVVYRVPILTPVVIQPEIEDVDDNFEALINTTVFNSIVINHVVSGNVLTVLGRTSSTNIAVSFPLNSNPGTYNIGSNPDFSAAYTTPSGISNAISGEITIIANDQENNIAVGTFSFMTAEGFSITDGSFTINY, from the coding sequence ATGCGTAATTTTCTTTTTGCTCTCATCTCTATTATCACATTTATTTCTTGTAGTACCATAGAAGATAACACACCTGCACTTCAAGGGGTGCGTGATACTGTGTTACTGCGCACTCAAGACAGTCGAGCAATCTTTAATGAAGACGGTGATTTATTAATACGTGGAGAACGCGGTGCAGAGGTAATAAGCTTTCAAATAAAAAATCAAGCGCAGACTCAAATTACATTTGGCGGTCAGAATAATCCTAGTATCGCAACCTATATAGATGAAAATGGCAAAGTATTCACTACTGAGTCATCACAAGCCAGTGGTTTATTAGACTTTTCATTTAATGGAAGCAGTGCGGTGACTGGTAATTTTAAATTTACTGCATTTACTCCATCTTTTTCAGATACTGTAGTATTTAGTAAAGGTGTTGTTTATAGAGTACCTATCCTTACTCCAGTAGTAATTCAACCAGAAATTGAGGATGTAGATGATAATTTTGAAGCTCTTATCAATACAACGGTTTTTAACTCAATAGTTATCAATCATGTTGTCTCTGGTAATGTTCTTACGGTTTTAGGCCGCACATCTTCAACAAATATAGCGGTAAGTTTTCCTCTTAATAGCAATCCTGGCACTTACAACATAGGATCTAACCCTGATTTTTCTGCCGCTTATACAACTCCTTCTGGAATCTCAAATGCCATATCTGGTGAGATTACAATCATAGCAAATGATCAAGAAAACAATATTGCTGTTGGAACATTTAGCTTTATGACTGCTGAAGGTTTTTCAATTACCGACGGTTCATTCACCATCAATTACTAG
- the rimM gene encoding ribosome maturation factor RimM (Essential for efficient processing of 16S rRNA), whose protein sequence is MKKEDCFYLGKIVRKYSFKGELLAKLDTDEPEIYVDMDSVFIDFGPSLVPYFIESSQLHKSSLLRVKFEDIDTEEDADDMIGAGLYLPLDLLPELKGDQFYFHEVVGFTAVDKDFGEIGTITYVNDSNTQAIFEIDRDGSQVLIPMVDEFIKKVDRENKQMHFELPDGLIDLYL, encoded by the coding sequence ATGAAAAAAGAAGATTGTTTCTACCTCGGAAAAATAGTTAGAAAGTATAGCTTTAAAGGAGAACTCCTTGCTAAACTTGATACTGACGAACCAGAAATATACGTAGACATGGACTCTGTGTTTATTGATTTTGGTCCTAGTCTTGTACCATATTTTATAGAGTCTTCTCAGTTACATAAATCTAGTTTACTTCGAGTAAAATTTGAAGATATAGATACAGAAGAGGATGCAGATGATATGATAGGCGCAGGTCTGTACTTGCCACTAGACTTACTACCTGAGTTAAAGGGAGATCAATTTTACTTCCATGAGGTAGTAGGATTTACTGCCGTAGATAAAGACTTTGGTGAGATAGGTACAATCACATATGTAAACGATAGTAACACGCAGGCTATTTTTGAAATTGACAGAGATGGTAGTCAAGTGCTTATACCTATGGTAGACGAGTTTATCAAGAAAGTAGACCGCGAAAACAAGCAAATGCACTTCGAACTTCCTGATGGACTGATTGATCTATACCTGTAG
- a CDS encoding tRNA1(Val) (adenine(37)-N6)-methyltransferase has translation MKIGTDGVLLGAWTSVAQYPDSILDIGTGTGVIALMLAQRSDAMTVDAVELDDSAYEQAADNFENSVWGDRLFCYHAHLYEFAAEIDDEYDLIVCNPPFYMETLNDESTALQRSRSIKDGAAIEAREQARLEESMPFELLVGAVAKLLSEDGAFSVIIPHEREDDFILLCSRAGLFPSRITRVKGNPTSPIKRSLMEFRFRESVPNTTELTIEYKRQDYTDDYISLVKDFYLKM, from the coding sequence ATGAAAATAGGCACAGATGGTGTATTGCTTGGCGCTTGGACTTCAGTGGCTCAGTATCCAGATAGTATATTAGATATAGGCACTGGTACTGGTGTTATCGCATTAATGCTTGCGCAACGCAGTGATGCTATGACTGTAGACGCTGTAGAGCTAGATGATAGCGCTTATGAGCAGGCCGCAGATAACTTTGAAAATAGTGTGTGGGGAGACAGACTCTTTTGTTATCATGCGCATTTATACGAATTTGCAGCAGAGATAGATGATGAGTACGACCTCATTGTCTGCAATCCACCCTTTTATATGGAAACGCTCAATGATGAGTCTACAGCGTTGCAGCGTTCACGTTCTATTAAAGATGGAGCAGCTATAGAAGCTAGAGAACAAGCACGCTTAGAAGAGTCAATGCCTTTTGAATTACTCGTAGGTGCCGTGGCAAAGTTACTATCAGAAGATGGGGCGTTTAGTGTGATTATTCCTCATGAAAGGGAGGATGACTTTATATTGTTATGTTCTCGTGCTGGTTTATTTCCCTCTAGAATTACACGAGTAAAGGGGAACCCAACTTCGCCTATTAAAAGGAGTTTGATGGAGTTCCGCTTTCGCGAAAGCGTACCAAACACCACAGAACTTACTATTGAGTATAAACGTCAAGATTATACAGATGACTACATTTCTCTAGTTAAAGACTTCTATCTCAAAATGTAG
- the dnaE gene encoding DNA polymerase III subunit alpha, translated as MYLIFDTETTGLPKNWNAPLTDSDNWPRAIQIAWQLHDEMGNVIEHQDYLIKPDGFDIPYDAERIHGISTALAERDGIELSEVLSKFNIALSKSKYVVGQNVGFDTNIMGAEFHRLNIGNDLQELPVLDTCTEKTATLCQLPGGRGGKFKLPTLTELHKHLFGEGFGEAHNATADVEATTRCFLELIRQRVYTKEELDVAPDYFERFSQSNPQPITFIGLKHINLKKASAKIAQALAAQDDTPEISKAEIEENKEQLSDVKFAHLHNHSQFSILQSTASVQDIVKAAALHKMPAVAMTDMGNMMGAFHFTKAVKSHNAFAKAENAKLTEAGEAEEHVPLKAIIGCEFNVCVDHKNKSQKDNGYQIVILAKNKNGYQNLCKMASIAYTDGFYYVPRIDKQVIEQYKEDLIVLTGNLYGEVPSKILNVGEKQAEEALIWWKEQFGDDLYVEIMRHGQEDEDRVMPVLITLSRKHDVKLIASNNTFYIDKSDADAHDVLLCVKDGEKVATPKGRGRGYRFGLPNDEYYFKSADEMKTLFADVPEAILNVQEVVNKIESYELARDVLLPAFDIPEEFVSPEDAIDGGKQGENAFLKHLVYEGAKKRYGEELSEEVIERLDFELDVIEKTGYPGYFLIVEDFIREARNMDVSVGPGRGSAAGSVAAYCLWITNIDPLKYDLLFERFLNPDRVSMPDIDIDFDDEGRGRVMQYVIDKYGANQVAQIITYGTMAAKSSIRDTSRALDLSLGDADRIAKLIPTMSKLRKIFGKTDAELRSAFRSDDLPKVQELITLEQADNLEGQMLRQARQLEGSVRNTGIHACGVIITPSDITNFVPVALAKDSDLYVTQFDNSVVEEAGLLKMDFLGLKTLTLIKDTVKLVKYRHDVDLDPESFPLDDEKTYELFQRGDTVGIFQYESPGMQKHMQSLKPTVFEDLIAMNALYRPGPMEYIPSFVRRKHGEEEIEYDLPAMEEYLKETYGITVYQEQVMLLSQKLADFTKGEADVLRKAMGKKQIAVLDKMKPKFIEQASAKGHDPEKLEKIWKDWEAFAAYAFNKSHSTCYAWIAYQTAYLKAHYPAEYLAAVLSNNMNDIKQVTFFMEEAKRMGLEVLGPDVNESFRKFTVNDNGAVRFGMGAVKGVGTGAVATIVENRKDGNYKSVFDFARRVDLRAANKKAFESLALAGGFDELDRNTHRAQFFNHDGDGITFLEKAVKYGARYQENENSSQVSLFGESSEVQIPEPEVPPCEEWGTMEKLKREKEVVGVYISGHPLDDFKTEMETFCNATVAHFSQMESFINRELTFGGVISDVQHRVSKNGKGWAAFTVEDFTDTFEFRMFGEEYLKMRHFLIPNSFIHAKVFIKDGFTNRETGRKSDPRTQFNSIQQLQDVMETNAKKLTINIDINEVAEARIEEIKDILDLHVGEAKLHFQVFEPLEKLFVKMPSKRMKVKICQELLDTLEENSVHYKLN; from the coding sequence ATGTACCTTATTTTTGACACCGAAACCACAGGACTTCCTAAAAACTGGAATGCTCCACTTACAGACTCAGATAACTGGCCTAGAGCGATTCAAATCGCTTGGCAGTTACACGATGAGATGGGTAACGTCATAGAGCATCAAGATTATCTTATCAAGCCAGATGGATTTGATATTCCTTATGATGCAGAGCGCATACACGGCATCTCCACAGCACTTGCCGAAAGAGACGGAATTGAACTTTCCGAAGTACTCTCAAAATTTAATATTGCACTTTCAAAATCAAAGTATGTTGTAGGTCAGAATGTTGGTTTTGATACAAATATCATGGGAGCCGAGTTTCACAGACTCAACATAGGTAATGATCTTCAAGAGTTACCAGTGCTAGACACTTGTACAGAAAAAACAGCGACATTGTGCCAGCTACCTGGAGGACGTGGTGGTAAATTTAAATTACCTACGCTTACAGAATTACACAAACACCTGTTTGGCGAAGGATTTGGTGAGGCGCACAATGCCACGGCAGATGTGGAGGCAACTACTCGTTGCTTTCTAGAGCTTATACGCCAGCGAGTTTACACAAAAGAAGAGCTAGACGTTGCGCCAGATTATTTTGAAAGATTCTCTCAATCTAATCCGCAGCCTATTACTTTTATTGGGCTTAAGCACATAAATCTTAAGAAAGCTTCTGCAAAAATTGCTCAAGCGCTCGCTGCTCAAGATGATACTCCAGAAATTTCTAAGGCAGAGATAGAAGAAAATAAAGAACAACTTTCTGATGTAAAGTTTGCTCACCTTCACAACCACTCTCAGTTCTCTATATTACAATCTACTGCGAGCGTTCAAGATATTGTAAAAGCCGCTGCACTACATAAAATGCCTGCTGTCGCTATGACAGACATGGGTAACATGATGGGGGCTTTTCACTTTACAAAAGCGGTAAAAAGTCATAACGCTTTCGCGAAAGCGGAAAATGCAAAACTCACAGAAGCAGGAGAAGCAGAAGAGCATGTACCACTTAAAGCCATCATAGGTTGTGAGTTTAATGTATGTGTTGATCACAAAAACAAGAGCCAAAAGGACAATGGATACCAGATTGTCATTTTAGCCAAAAATAAAAACGGATATCAAAACCTCTGTAAAATGGCTTCTATAGCCTACACAGATGGTTTTTATTACGTTCCTCGTATAGACAAGCAAGTTATTGAGCAGTACAAAGAAGATCTTATTGTACTTACCGGAAATCTATATGGTGAAGTGCCAAGTAAGATTCTTAATGTAGGAGAAAAACAAGCCGAAGAGGCCCTTATTTGGTGGAAAGAACAATTTGGTGACGACCTTTATGTTGAGATCATGCGTCACGGGCAAGAAGATGAAGATCGTGTGATGCCTGTTTTAATTACGCTTTCGCGAAAGCATGATGTAAAACTTATCGCGTCTAACAATACATTCTACATTGATAAGTCTGATGCAGATGCGCATGATGTTTTATTATGTGTAAAAGATGGTGAAAAAGTAGCCACCCCAAAAGGTCGCGGTAGAGGATATCGTTTTGGATTACCTAATGACGAATACTACTTTAAGAGTGCAGATGAGATGAAAACGCTCTTTGCAGATGTACCTGAAGCCATTCTTAATGTACAGGAGGTAGTAAATAAAATCGAATCTTACGAGCTTGCTCGTGACGTACTTCTTCCTGCATTTGACATTCCAGAAGAATTTGTTTCTCCAGAAGATGCTATTGACGGAGGAAAACAAGGTGAAAATGCATTTCTGAAACATCTTGTTTATGAAGGAGCAAAAAAGCGTTACGGAGAAGAACTCTCTGAAGAAGTTATAGAGCGCCTAGACTTTGAGCTAGATGTTATTGAAAAGACGGGTTACCCTGGATACTTTCTGATTGTAGAGGATTTTATACGAGAAGCTCGTAATATGGACGTTTCGGTAGGTCCAGGACGTGGATCTGCAGCGGGATCTGTGGCAGCATACTGTTTATGGATTACAAATATTGATCCGCTTAAGTATGATTTACTTTTTGAGCGTTTCTTAAATCCGGATCGTGTAAGTATGCCCGATATTGATATTGACTTTGATGATGAAGGTCGCGGGCGAGTAATGCAATATGTAATTGACAAATACGGCGCAAATCAAGTAGCACAGATTATCACTTACGGTACTATGGCTGCAAAGTCATCCATACGTGACACCTCCAGAGCACTAGATTTATCCCTAGGTGATGCAGATAGAATAGCTAAGCTCATCCCTACGATGAGTAAGCTTAGAAAGATTTTTGGTAAAACAGATGCAGAGCTACGTAGTGCTTTTAGGTCTGACGATTTACCTAAAGTTCAAGAACTAATTACACTAGAACAAGCAGATAATCTTGAAGGGCAGATGCTACGTCAAGCAAGACAGCTTGAAGGATCTGTGCGTAACACGGGAATTCATGCCTGTGGGGTAATTATCACACCTAGTGATATTACAAATTTTGTTCCTGTAGCACTTGCAAAAGATTCTGATCTCTACGTAACACAATTTGATAACTCCGTCGTAGAGGAAGCTGGGCTACTTAAAATGGACTTCTTGGGTCTGAAGACACTTACTTTAATAAAAGACACTGTAAAGCTCGTGAAGTATCGTCACGACGTAGATCTCGATCCAGAGAGTTTTCCTCTTGACGATGAGAAAACATATGAACTTTTCCAGCGTGGTGATACTGTAGGTATATTTCAATATGAATCACCTGGGATGCAAAAGCACATGCAATCGCTCAAACCTACCGTGTTTGAGGATCTAATTGCAATGAATGCATTATATCGTCCTGGGCCTATGGAATATATCCCATCTTTCGTAAGAAGAAAGCACGGGGAAGAAGAGATAGAATATGACCTTCCTGCCATGGAAGAGTATCTTAAGGAAACGTACGGTATTACTGTCTACCAAGAGCAAGTAATGCTACTTTCTCAAAAACTAGCCGACTTTACAAAGGGTGAGGCCGATGTACTTCGTAAGGCAATGGGTAAGAAGCAAATTGCCGTTCTTGATAAAATGAAGCCTAAGTTTATAGAGCAAGCTTCTGCGAAAGGGCATGACCCAGAAAAACTAGAAAAAATCTGGAAAGACTGGGAGGCATTTGCCGCTTATGCATTTAATAAGTCACACTCTACATGTTATGCATGGATTGCATACCAAACTGCATACTTAAAAGCCCACTACCCTGCCGAGTATCTAGCTGCTGTACTATCTAATAACATGAACGACATCAAGCAAGTTACCTTCTTTATGGAAGAGGCAAAACGTATGGGTCTTGAAGTATTGGGTCCAGATGTAAATGAATCTTTCAGAAAATTTACGGTAAATGACAATGGTGCTGTACGTTTCGGTATGGGTGCCGTAAAGGGTGTAGGTACCGGAGCCGTCGCGACTATTGTAGAAAATAGAAAGGATGGAAATTATAAATCTGTCTTTGACTTTGCTCGTCGTGTAGATTTGCGTGCTGCAAATAAAAAAGCTTTTGAAAGTCTCGCTCTTGCTGGAGGATTTGATGAACTAGATAGAAATACACACCGAGCTCAATTCTTTAACCATGATGGTGATGGTATAACTTTCTTAGAAAAAGCAGTAAAATATGGTGCGCGTTACCAAGAAAATGAAAATAGCTCACAAGTAAGTCTTTTTGGAGAATCAAGCGAAGTCCAAATACCAGAACCCGAAGTTCCTCCATGTGAAGAATGGGGAACAATGGAAAAACTAAAGCGCGAGAAGGAGGTAGTAGGAGTTTATATCTCTGGCCACCCACTTGATGACTTTAAAACAGAAATGGAGACATTTTGTAATGCGACTGTTGCGCACTTTAGTCAGATGGAATCTTTTATAAATCGAGAGCTCACCTTTGGCGGTGTAATCTCTGATGTACAACATCGCGTTTCCAAAAATGGGAAAGGATGGGCCGCTTTTACTGTTGAAGATTTTACAGATACCTTCGAGTTTAGAATGTTTGGAGAAGAGTACCTCAAGATGCGTCACTTTTTAATTCCTAATAGCTTTATACACGCAAAAGTGTTCATAAAAGATGGCTTTACAAATAGGGAAACTGGAAGAAAAAGTGATCCAAGAACGCAGTTTAATAGCATCCAGCAACTGCAGGATGTGATGGAAACAAATGCTAAGAAACTAACCATTAATATTGACATTAATGAAGTTGCAGAAGCTCGTATTGAAGAAATAAAGGATATTCTTGACCTACATGTAGGCGAGGCCAAACTTCACTTTCAAGTCTTTGAACCACTTGAAAAACTCTTTGTAAAAATGCCTAGTAAACGCATGAAAGTAAAAATTTGCCAAGAGCTTCTTGACACCTTAGAAGAAAATAGCGTTCATTATAAATTAAACTAA
- a CDS encoding acyl-CoA dehydrogenase family protein, whose amino-acid sequence MKPDLFEAPDYYNIDDLLTEEHKLIRDAARAWVKRDVSPIIEQAAQDAKFPKSIIPGLAEIGAFGPYIPEQYGGAGLDQISYGLIMQEIERGDSGVRSTASVQSSLVMYPIYKYGSEEQRNKFLPKLASGEFMGSFGLTEPDHGSNPSGMVTNFKDMGDHYLLNGAKLWISNSPFCDVAVVWAKNEEGRIHGLIVERGMEGFSTPETHNKWSLRASATGELIFQDVKVPKENLLPNKSGLGAPLGCLDSARYGIAWGAIGAAMDCYDTALRYAKERIQFGKPIAAFQLQQKKLAEMITEITKAQLLALRLGQLKNEDRATSAQISMAKRNNVEMALKIAREARQILGGMGITGEYSIMRHMMNLESVITYEGTHDIHLLITGLDITGENAFK is encoded by the coding sequence ATGAAACCAGATCTTTTTGAAGCTCCCGATTATTACAATATAGATGACCTTCTTACCGAAGAACATAAGTTAATACGAGATGCTGCGCGTGCGTGGGTTAAGCGAGATGTTTCTCCTATAATCGAACAAGCTGCACAAGATGCAAAATTTCCAAAATCAATCATTCCTGGTCTCGCAGAGATAGGAGCTTTTGGTCCTTATATTCCTGAACAATATGGTGGTGCTGGCTTAGATCAAATTTCTTATGGTCTTATCATGCAAGAGATAGAGCGTGGTGACTCTGGTGTACGATCTACTGCATCTGTACAATCATCACTAGTTATGTATCCAATATACAAGTATGGTTCTGAAGAGCAGCGTAACAAGTTTTTACCAAAACTAGCTTCTGGCGAATTTATGGGATCCTTTGGGCTTACAGAACCAGATCACGGATCTAACCCTAGTGGAATGGTGACAAATTTTAAAGATATGGGAGACCACTATCTTCTCAATGGAGCCAAATTATGGATTTCAAACAGTCCTTTTTGTGATGTGGCTGTAGTATGGGCAAAGAATGAAGAAGGGCGCATACACGGACTTATAGTAGAAAGAGGAATGGAAGGATTTTCTACTCCAGAGACACACAATAAATGGTCACTCAGAGCAAGTGCTACAGGAGAATTAATTTTTCAAGATGTAAAAGTTCCTAAAGAAAATTTATTACCTAATAAATCCGGATTAGGCGCGCCGTTAGGTTGTCTTGATTCGGCTCGTTATGGTATTGCTTGGGGAGCTATAGGCGCTGCAATGGATTGTTATGATACTGCGTTGCGCTACGCAAAAGAGCGTATCCAGTTTGGGAAGCCTATTGCTGCATTCCAACTGCAACAAAAGAAGCTTGCAGAGATGATCACAGAGATTACAAAGGCGCAATTGCTTGCGCTAAGATTAGGCCAACTTAAAAATGAAGATAGAGCAACCTCTGCTCAAATCTCAATGGCAAAACGTAATAATGTTGAAATGGCCTTAAAAATTGCTCGCGAAGCACGACAGATATTAGGTGGTATGGGAATTACTGGAGAATACAGTATCATGCGCCACATGATGAATCTTGAGAGTGTGATTACTTATGAAGGAACACATGATATTCACCTTCTGATAACAGGCTTAGATATCACAGGCGAGAATGCTTTTAAATAG
- a CDS encoding NifU family protein codes for MSTYSISVEGTSNPAIKKFQADQFLVNHNSYEFKNIDEAANSPLAQQLFYLPFVKTVYITQNFVAIEKYNIVEWIDVQQEVANQIEDYLNDNGLVIIEDVAAKKIPVTVYAESTPNPSTLKFVANKKLVTTAFEFKSIDDTANAPMAKALFHLPYVKEVFFDENYISVQKYDVAEWDEVVTETREFIRDYIQDGKEIVTAAQLKTPQQAEAIAEEKFETLDDISKEIVNIIEEYVKPAVASDGGNIMFKNYDPKTQNVSVILQGACSGCPSSTFTLKNGIENMLKQMLPGKINMVEAING; via the coding sequence ATGTCAACATATAGTATATCTGTAGAAGGAACTTCTAACCCTGCTATTAAAAAATTTCAGGCAGATCAGTTTCTAGTTAATCATAACAGCTACGAATTTAAAAATATAGATGAAGCTGCAAATTCGCCGCTTGCTCAACAGTTATTTTATCTTCCATTTGTAAAGACAGTATATATCACTCAAAACTTTGTTGCTATAGAAAAGTACAACATTGTAGAGTGGATAGATGTACAACAAGAAGTTGCAAATCAAATAGAAGACTATCTTAATGACAATGGACTTGTTATCATAGAAGATGTTGCTGCAAAGAAAATACCGGTAACAGTTTATGCAGAGTCTACACCTAACCCATCAACGCTTAAATTTGTTGCAAATAAAAAGCTTGTAACTACAGCTTTTGAGTTTAAAAGTATAGATGACACTGCAAATGCTCCTATGGCAAAGGCTTTGTTCCACCTTCCTTATGTAAAGGAGGTTTTCTTTGATGAAAACTATATTTCTGTTCAAAAATATGATGTTGCAGAGTGGGATGAAGTTGTTACTGAAACTAGAGAGTTTATACGTGATTACATTCAGGATGGTAAAGAAATTGTAACAGCAGCTCAACTTAAAACACCACAGCAAGCAGAAGCAATAGCCGAAGAAAAGTTTGAGACTTTAGACGATATTTCTAAGGAAATAGTAAATATTATTGAAGAGTATGTAAAACCAGCAGTTGCAAGTGATGGTGGTAATATTATGTTCAAAAACTATGATCCAAAAACACAGAACGTCTCTGTGATACTTCAAGGAGCTTGTAGTGGATGTCCTTCTAGTACATTCACACTTAAAAATGGTATAGAAAACATGCTTAAGCAAATGTTACCTGGAAAAATAAATATGGTAGAAGCTATAAACGGCTAA
- a CDS encoding ferritin-like domain-containing protein, giving the protein MNYTEEVANKLNSLLTKSYDAEAGYKKAAENVKNRGLKNFFQNRAQDRYNFGHEIKEEVRSFGQEVDKGTSFQADMHRAWMDVKTAFSTDDDESTLEEAIRGEKASVEAYNEVLAETSLPSSTRSILEKQRNSIQSALNEVKTLEEWA; this is encoded by the coding sequence ATGAACTATACAGAAGAAGTTGCAAATAAATTAAATAGTCTATTAACTAAGTCATACGATGCAGAAGCTGGATACAAAAAAGCAGCAGAAAATGTAAAAAATCGCGGACTAAAAAACTTTTTTCAAAACCGTGCACAAGACAGATATAACTTTGGACATGAAATTAAGGAAGAAGTAAGAAGTTTTGGACAAGAAGTAGATAAGGGAACAAGCTTCCAAGCAGATATGCACAGAGCATGGATGGACGTAAAAACTGCCTTTTCTACAGATGATGACGAGTCAACACTAGAAGAAGCGATTCGTGGAGAAAAAGCTTCAGTAGAAGCATATAATGAAGTGCTAGCAGAGACGTCCCTACCTAGCTCAACGAGAAGTATACTAGAGAAGCAACGCAATAGCATTCAGAGTGCATTAAATGAGGTAAAAACTTTAGAAGAGTGGGCATAA
- a CDS encoding 30S ribosomal protein S16, translating to MSVKIRLQRHGKKGKPFYWVVAADARAKRDGKYLEKIGTYNPNSNPATIDLDVDLAVTWLQNGAQPTETAKRLLSYKGAMLKNHLAGGVRKGALTEEQAEEKFNAWVEEKAGKVEAKKGNLSQAEEKAKSEALAAEKAVNEARIAAAQPEVVAETEDAPAEGEAAASDSEE from the coding sequence ATGTCAGTTAAAATTAGATTACAGAGACACGGTAAGAAAGGTAAACCTTTTTACTGGGTTGTAGCAGCAGATGCTCGCGCAAAGAGAGATGGTAAATACTTAGAGAAAATAGGTACTTACAATCCTAACAGTAACCCAGCAACAATTGATCTTGATGTTGATCTTGCTGTAACTTGGTTACAAAACGGAGCGCAGCCTACTGAGACTGCAAAGCGTCTTCTTTCTTATAAAGGAGCAATGCTTAAAAATCACCTAGCTGGTGGTGTACGTAAAGGTGCACTTACTGAAGAGCAAGCAGAAGAAAAATTTAATGCTTGGGTAGAGGAGAAAGCTGGTAAAGTAGAAGCTAAGAAAGGAAATCTTTCTCAAGCAGAAGAAAAAGCAAAATCAGAAGCTCTTGCAGCTGAAAAAGCTGTAAATGAGGCTCGTATCGCAGCAGCTCAACCAGAAGTGGTTGCAGAGACTGAAGATGCGCCTGCAGAAGGTGAAGCAGCAGCTTCAGATTCTGAAGAGTAA